A single genomic interval of Amblyomma americanum isolate KBUSLIRL-KWMA chromosome 11, ASM5285725v1, whole genome shotgun sequence harbors:
- the LOC144109800 gene encoding uncharacterized protein LOC144109800, translating to MVVTLQKVSVPGDEALCITLRRLAYPNRLRDLEDLFGRHSSALSSLTNEVLRHVDECFFHLLDDFNNHKWLNLNTLEKFSQAIHAKRAPLTNCWAFIDGTARAICRPSRDQKVYFSGHKRFNALKYQSIMCPNGIICQLDGSYPGSKHDAGSGNADDAGASLVSLGTITTKAHRRRRDALERVAAAVAVPSSLVWSSSGPKALLSSVSGSSTTAASFVVSGSNPGALDTRGRYSP from the exons ATGGTGGTAACTCTGCAGAAAGTGTCAGTTCCTGGGGACGAGGCTCTGTGTATAACCCTTCGACGGCTGGCTTATCCGAACCGCCTGCGCGACCTCGAGGACCTTTTCGGGCGGCACAGCTCAGCGCTATCGTCCCTGACAAACGAAGTTCTCCGGCACGTCGACGAGTGCTTCTTCCACTTGCTGGACGACTTCAATAATCACAAGTGGCTGAACCTGAACACGCTTGAGAAATTCTCGCAG GCCATTCATGCTAAACGTGCCCCTCTGACTAATTGCTGGGCGTTCATCGACGGCACCGCACGGGCGATATGCCGGCCATCAAGAGATCAAAAAGTTTATTTCAGTGGCCACAAGCGCTTCAATGCTTTGAAGTACCAATCGATAATGTGCCCTAACGGGATCATTTGCCAGTTGGATGGGTCCTATCCCGGCAGCAAACACGATGCTG GCAGCGGGAACGCTgatgatgctggggccagcctggtttCATTGggcaccatcactaccaaggcgcaccGGCGTCGGAGAGATGCCCTGGAGCGAGTCGCGGCTGCCGTGgcggtcccgtccagcctg gtttggtcatcctcgggcccGAAAGCCCTCCTATCGAGCGTGTCGGGCTCGTCTACTACTGCAGCCTCGTTTGTCGTGTCTGGGTCCAACCCAGGAGCTTTGGATACgcggggtcgctactccccgtag